One genomic window of Nitrospirota bacterium includes the following:
- a CDS encoding glycosyltransferase: protein MSRLTGGFGTLMKKIAVMIPCLNEELTIAKVVKDFKAALPDAEVYVFDNNSTDGTSGCAEDAGAIVIHSPNRGKGNVVKHMFEEIDADIYVMCDGDDTYPSGAVKELIEALKRSDAGMVVGARLQHHMPGSFRVFHKAGNWMVKLLVSRLFSITVTDVLSGFRVFSREFVKSVPLKSKGFEIETELTLQAITKNFAIKEIPVHYGLRPEGSHSKINTFSDGILILKALFMILKDYKPLLFFSLLAAIFLATSLITGYLPIRDYITTRYVYHVPLSILAASCGILSAIMISIGLILDTISKYQHENFLLFKKVLNQKIRRDDAGN, encoded by the coding sequence ATGTCTCGATTAACAGGTGGCTTTGGTACCCTTATGAAAAAAATAGCAGTGATGATTCCATGTCTTAATGAAGAATTGACGATCGCAAAGGTTGTAAAAGACTTCAAGGCGGCTCTGCCAGATGCGGAGGTCTATGTATTTGATAATAATTCAACTGACGGGACCAGCGGATGTGCTGAAGATGCAGGTGCAATTGTCATACATTCCCCGAATCGTGGAAAGGGAAATGTTGTAAAACATATGTTTGAAGAGATAGATGCAGATATTTATGTTATGTGTGATGGAGATGATACATATCCGTCAGGCGCTGTTAAAGAACTTATTGAAGCGCTGAAAAGGAGTGATGCAGGGATGGTCGTAGGCGCCCGGCTTCAACACCATATGCCCGGATCATTCAGAGTATTCCATAAGGCTGGAAATTGGATGGTCAAGCTGCTTGTTTCAAGGCTATTTTCCATAACGGTTACAGATGTATTATCCGGGTTCAGGGTCTTTTCCCGCGAATTTGTAAAATCAGTCCCCCTTAAATCAAAAGGATTTGAGATTGAGACAGAATTAACATTGCAGGCGATAACAAAGAATTTTGCCATAAAAGAGATCCCTGTTCATTATGGTCTGAGACCGGAGGGGAGCCATTCCAAGATAAATACCTTCAGTGACGGCATTCTCATACTGAAGGCCTTATTTATGATACTAAAAGATTATAAACCTCTGTTATTCTTTTCTTTGCTTGCTGCCATATTCCTCGCGACAAGTCTTATAACCGGTTATCTGCCTATCCGCGATTATATTACCACAAGGTATGTATACCATGTGCCATTGTCAATTCTTGCGGCAAGCTGTGGAATCTTGAGCGCCATCATGATAAGCATTGGACTTATACTTGATACAATAAGCAAATATCAGCATGAGAATTTCCTGCTCTTTAAAAAGGTGTTGAATCAGAAGATAAGACGAGATGACGCCGGCAATTAA